The sequence below is a genomic window from Cedecea neteri.
ATCGGTGAGCTGAATTTCATCCCCGGCACCTGGAGGGGTTTTCGCCAGCAGTGGCCAGATATCCGCGCTCAGCACATAACGTCCGACAACGGCCAGATTGGATGGCGCAACGTCAGCTTTAGGTTTCTCAACAATCCCGACCATCGGCACGCTGTCGCCCGCAGAAAGCGCCGCACCTTTGCAGTCAACCACGCCATAAGCGGTTACATCCGCAACAGGCTCAACCATGATTTGGCTGTGCCCGGTCTCGTCAAAGCGGCGGATCATTTCAGCCAGGTTGTCCTGAGAAAGGTCGGATTCGAACTCATCCAGAATCACGTCTGGCAGGATCACCGCAACCGGCTCATCACCAACGACAGGATGCGCACACATAACGGCGTGGCCCAGCCCTTTAGCCAGTCCCTGACGCACCTGCATGATGGTGACGTGCGGCGGGCAAATAGACTGCACTTCTTCCAGAAGCTGACGCTTAACGCGCTTCTCAAGCATGGCTTCCAGTTCAAAGCTGGTGTCGAAGTGGTTCTCGATAGAGTTTTTAGAAGAGTGGGTAACCAGCACAATCTCGGTAATACCGGCGGCGATACACTCATTAACGACATACTGAATCAGCGGCTT
It includes:
- the galU gene encoding UTP--glucose-1-phosphate uridylyltransferase GalU — translated: MAAINSKVRKAVIPVAGLGTRMLPATKAIPKEMLPLVDKPLIQYVVNECIAAGITEIVLVTHSSKNSIENHFDTSFELEAMLEKRVKRQLLEEVQSICPPHVTIMQVRQGLAKGLGHAVMCAHPVVGDEPVAVILPDVILDEFESDLSQDNLAEMIRRFDETGHSQIMVEPVADVTAYGVVDCKGAALSAGDSVPMVGIVEKPKADVAPSNLAVVGRYVLSADIWPLLAKTPPGAGDEIQLTDSIAMLMEKETVEAYHMKGVSHDCGNKLGYMQAFVEYGIRHNTLGADFKTWLEATVGAKK